In Methylotenera mobilis JLW8, the following are encoded in one genomic region:
- the secY gene encoding preprotein translocase subunit SecY, with protein sequence MGELKSRLLFVLGALVVYRLGAHIPVPGINPDELAKLFASQSGGILGMFNMFSGGALSRFTVFALGIMPYISASIIMQLMTAVSPRLEQLKKEGEAGRRAITKYTRYGTVVLAMFQALGIAIMLEGQPNLVFDPGMAFRLTAVITLVSGTMFLMWLGEQITERGIGNGISIIIFAGIVAGLPHAIGSTAEMVNTGAFSIPLAFFLLVATVLVTALVVFVERGQRKITVNYAKRQVGNKVYGGQTTHLPMKLNMAGVIPPIFASSIILFPATLAGWFGSSESTFWLKDVAAALSPGQPIYILLFAAAIFFFCFFYTALQFNPKDTADNLKKSGAFVPGIRPGDQTAKYIDRIMGRLTLVGAAYITLVCLLPEFLILKFNTPFYFGGTSLLIIVVVTMDFMTQVQSHLMSHQYEGLLRKANFKGNAPSVK encoded by the coding sequence TCACAAAGCGGCGGCATCTTGGGCATGTTTAACATGTTCTCAGGTGGCGCCTTATCTAGATTCACTGTGTTTGCTTTGGGGATCATGCCTTACATTTCTGCATCTATTATTATGCAGTTGATGACGGCGGTATCACCAAGACTAGAGCAGTTGAAAAAAGAAGGTGAAGCAGGTCGTAGAGCAATTACCAAGTACACACGATACGGTACTGTAGTGCTAGCGATGTTCCAAGCGCTTGGTATTGCGATCATGTTAGAAGGTCAGCCTAATTTGGTATTTGATCCAGGCATGGCATTTAGACTAACTGCGGTGATTACTTTAGTGTCAGGCACCATGTTCTTAATGTGGCTTGGTGAGCAAATTACTGAACGCGGTATTGGTAATGGTATTTCTATCATTATTTTTGCTGGTATCGTTGCTGGTTTGCCGCACGCAATTGGTTCTACTGCAGAGATGGTGAATACGGGTGCTTTTAGTATTCCACTCGCATTCTTCTTGTTAGTAGCAACAGTGTTAGTGACTGCTTTGGTGGTGTTTGTTGAGCGTGGTCAACGTAAGATCACAGTAAACTACGCTAAGCGTCAAGTAGGTAATAAAGTGTATGGTGGACAAACAACACACTTGCCAATGAAGTTGAATATGGCTGGTGTAATTCCTCCAATTTTCGCTTCTAGTATCATTCTGTTCCCAGCGACTTTAGCGGGTTGGTTTGGTAGTAGCGAAAGCACTTTCTGGTTGAAGGATGTAGCTGCTGCATTGTCACCAGGACAGCCTATCTACATATTGTTGTTTGCTGCTGCTATTTTCTTCTTTTGCTTTTTTTATACAGCATTGCAGTTTAATCCTAAGGATACAGCTGACAATTTGAAGAAAAGTGGTGCCTTTGTTCCTGGCATTAGACCTGGTGATCAAACAGCGAAATATATTGATCGTATTATGGGCCGTTTAACTTTGGTAGGTGCTGCTTATATTACCTTGGTATGTTTGTTACCTGAGTTCTTGATTTTGAAATTTAATACGCCTTTCTATTTTGGCGGTACTTCTTTGTTGATTATTGTCGTAGTGACTATGGACTTTATGACACAGGTACAGTCTCATTTGATGTCTCATCAATACGAGGGGTTACTTAGAAAAGCTAATTTTAAAGGTAACGCACCTAGCGTTAAGTAA
- the infA gene encoding translation initiation factor IF-1 → MAKEDRIEMQGEILENLPNATFRVKLENGHVVLGYISGKMRMHYIRILPGDKVTVEMTPYDLSRARITFRAK, encoded by the coding sequence ATGGCCAAAGAAGATAGAATTGAAATGCAAGGTGAGATTTTAGAAAATCTCCCCAATGCTACTTTCAGAGTTAAATTAGAAAATGGTCATGTAGTTTTAGGCTATATTTCAGGAAAAATGCGTATGCACTACATTCGTATTTTGCCTGGCGATAAAGTCACCGTAGAGATGACGCCTTATGATTTATCGCGTGCGCGAATTACCTTCCGTGCAAAATAA
- the rpmJ gene encoding 50S ribosomal protein L36: MRVRASVKALCRNCKVVRRRGVVRIICTDPRHKQRQG; encoded by the coding sequence ATGAGAGTTCGTGCATCAGTAAAGGCTTTATGCCGTAATTGTAAAGTTGTTCGTCGCCGTGGCGTTGTGCGCATTATCTGCACAGATCCACGTCATAAACAACGTCAAGGTTAA
- the rpsM gene encoding 30S ribosomal protein S13 produces the protein MARIAGVNIPNNKHTEIALTAIYGIGRNTAQKICVAAGVLATAKIKDLNDADVEKLRDEVAKYKVEGDLRREVSMNIKRLMDLGCYRGIRHRRGLPVRGQRTKTNARTRKGPVKAIKQSK, from the coding sequence ATGGCGCGTATTGCTGGGGTAAATATCCCGAATAACAAACACACTGAAATTGCGTTAACCGCAATTTACGGTATTGGACGTAACACTGCACAAAAGATCTGCGTTGCTGCTGGTGTTTTAGCAACTGCAAAAATTAAAGATCTGAATGATGCAGATGTTGAAAAGTTACGTGATGAAGTAGCGAAATATAAAGTCGAAGGTGACTTACGTCGCGAAGTTTCAATGAACATTAAACGTTTGATGGATTTAGGATGCTATAGAGGCATCCGTCATCGTCGTGGATTACCTGTTCGTGGTCAGCGCACTAAAACAAATGCGCGTACACGTAAAGGCCCTGTCAAGGCAATTAAGCAGTCTAAGTAA
- the rpsK gene encoding 30S ribosomal protein S11, with product MAKANVRVRKKVKKNIAEGIAHVHASFNNTIITITDRQGNALSWATSGGQGFKGSRKSTPFAAQVAAEVAGKSAQENGVKNLEVRIKGPGPGRESAVRALNAAGFKITSITDVTPVPHNGCRPPKKRRI from the coding sequence ATGGCAAAAGCTAATGTACGCGTAAGAAAAAAAGTTAAAAAGAATATTGCAGAGGGTATCGCCCACGTGCATGCATCTTTTAACAATACCATCATCACCATTACAGACCGTCAAGGCAATGCTTTGTCATGGGCTACTTCTGGTGGTCAAGGTTTTAAAGGTTCACGTAAAAGTACCCCTTTTGCAGCACAGGTTGCAGCTGAAGTTGCTGGTAAATCAGCGCAAGAGAACGGTGTAAAGAATTTAGAAGTGCGTATTAAAGGCCCAGGTCCAGGTCGTGAATCTGCTGTGCGCGCACTTAATGCAGCTGGTTTTAAAATTACCAGCATTACTGATGTGACGCCAGTGCCGCATAACGGTTGCCGTCCACCTAAAAAACGTCGCATCTAA
- the rpsD gene encoding 30S ribosomal protein S4, with translation MARNLDPKCRQCRREGEKLFLKAEKCFTDKCAIEKRNFPPGQHGQRRNQRLSDYGVQLREKQKVRRIYGVLEGQFRSYYAEADRQKGITGENLLQLLECRLDNVTYRMGLGGSRTEARQIVRHNSILVNGKRVNIPSYQVKAGDVISVAEASKTQLRIKGALEAAEQRGFPEWLDVDVKALKGTFKAKPQRDELPPTINESLVVELYSK, from the coding sequence TTGGCTAGAAATTTAGATCCTAAATGCCGTCAGTGCCGTCGCGAAGGCGAAAAATTGTTTTTAAAAGCTGAAAAATGCTTTACTGATAAATGTGCAATCGAAAAACGTAATTTCCCACCTGGTCAACACGGTCAACGCCGTAACCAACGTTTGTCTGACTACGGTGTTCAATTGCGTGAGAAACAAAAAGTTCGTCGTATTTACGGCGTACTAGAAGGTCAGTTCCGTAGCTACTACGCTGAAGCTGATCGCCAAAAAGGCATTACAGGTGAGAACTTGTTACAGTTGTTAGAGTGCCGTTTGGATAACGTTACTTACAGAATGGGCCTAGGTGGTTCACGTACTGAAGCACGTCAAATTGTTCGTCATAACAGCATTTTGGTTAATGGCAAACGCGTTAACATCCCTTCATACCAAGTTAAAGCTGGTGATGTGATCAGTGTAGCTGAAGCATCAAAAACACAACTACGTATTAAAGGCGCTTTAGAAGCTGCTGAACAACGTGGTTTCCCAGAGTGGTTAGACGTTGATGTGAAAGCTTTGAAAGGTACTTTTAAAGCTAAGCCACAACGTGATGAGTTGCCACCAACCATCAATGAATCATTGGTAGTTGAGCTTTACTCTAAGTAA
- a CDS encoding DNA-directed RNA polymerase subunit alpha, which yields MQNSPTEYLKPRVVDVEVLSPLRARVTLEPMERGFGYTLGNALRRVLLSSIPGFAITEVKIDGVVHEYSTLDGVQEDVVDILLNLKGVALKLNSKSETILKLNKSVEGVVTAADFETGHDAEIVNPDHVIAHLTKGGKLNLEVKVEIGRGYQPVPVRQKSNDEDRVLGFIMVDASFSPINKVSYYVDSARVEQRTDLDKLVMDVETNGVIEPEQAIRDAARILMGQLSVFADLEGAPSEVEVKSAPQVDPVLLRPVDDLELTVRSANCLKAENIFYIGDLIQRTENELLKAPNLGRKSLNEIKDVLATRGLTLGMKLENWPPVGLEKA from the coding sequence ATGCAAAACAGTCCTACCGAGTATTTAAAGCCTCGCGTTGTTGATGTTGAGGTGTTATCTCCATTACGCGCACGTGTTACTTTAGAGCCAATGGAGCGTGGTTTTGGTTACACGCTTGGTAATGCATTACGTCGCGTTTTGCTTTCATCAATTCCTGGCTTCGCTATTACTGAAGTTAAAATTGATGGTGTAGTGCATGAGTACTCTACTTTAGATGGCGTTCAAGAAGATGTTGTTGACATCTTACTTAACCTTAAAGGTGTGGCGCTGAAATTAAATTCAAAATCAGAAACTATTCTGAAATTGAATAAATCTGTTGAAGGTGTTGTGACTGCAGCTGATTTTGAAACTGGTCATGATGCTGAAATTGTTAACCCTGATCATGTGATTGCTCACTTGACCAAAGGCGGCAAGCTGAACTTGGAAGTTAAAGTTGAAATCGGTCGCGGTTATCAACCTGTTCCAGTACGTCAAAAGTCTAATGATGAAGACCGTGTTTTAGGTTTTATCATGGTTGATGCTTCATTCAGCCCGATCAACAAAGTAAGTTACTATGTTGATAGCGCTCGTGTAGAACAACGTACTGACTTAGACAAGTTAGTAATGGATGTAGAAACAAATGGCGTAATTGAGCCAGAACAAGCAATTCGTGATGCTGCTCGTATCTTAATGGGTCAGTTGTCTGTATTTGCTGATTTAGAAGGCGCACCGAGTGAGGTTGAAGTTAAATCAGCTCCACAAGTTGATCCTGTATTGCTACGTCCAGTTGATGATTTAGAGTTAACTGTTCGTTCAGCTAACTGCCTAAAAGCAGAAAATATATTTTACATTGGTGATTTGATCCAACGTACAGAGAACGAGTTGTTAAAAGCTCCGAATCTTGGCCGTAAATCATTGAATGAAATTAAAGATGTTTTGGCTACTCGTGGTCTGACATTGGGTATGAAATTAGAAAACTGGCCACCGGTTGGTTTAGAAAAAGCTTAA
- the rplQ gene encoding 50S ribosomal protein L17, which yields MRHGNSNRKLNRTSSHRAAMFRNMTTSLLRHEIIKTTLPKAKELRKFAEPLITLSKTATLANRRLAFDRLRDRDIVGKLFAELGPRYNTRNGGYLRILKCGFRNGDNAPMALVELVDRPDPSTEAVVTE from the coding sequence ATGCGTCACGGTAATAGCAATCGTAAATTAAATCGTACAAGCAGTCATCGTGCTGCAATGTTCCGTAACATGACAACCTCTTTGTTACGTCATGAAATCATCAAAACTACTTTGCCTAAAGCAAAAGAGTTGCGTAAGTTTGCAGAGCCGTTGATTACGCTTAGTAAAACTGCAACTTTGGCAAACCGCCGCCTTGCTTTCGATCGCTTACGTGATCGTGACATCGTAGGTAAATTGTTTGCTGAATTAGGCCCACGTTATAACACACGTAATGGTGGTTACTTACGTATCCTGAAATGTGGTTTCCGTAATGGTGACAACGCTCCTATGGCACTTGTTGAGTTGGTTGATCGTCCAGATCCTTCAACGGAAGCAGTTGTGACTGAGTAG
- a CDS encoding glutaredoxin family protein translates to MLALTLYSTSHCHLCEEAEAILFSIANHYDISWHTIEIADDNQLLETYGTSIPVLQITDTNTEIKWPFGAEEILALIGADPMPQ, encoded by the coding sequence ATGTTAGCGCTCACACTCTACTCCACATCACACTGCCACCTATGCGAAGAAGCCGAAGCAATATTATTCAGCATAGCCAATCACTATGACATTAGTTGGCATACGATTGAAATTGCAGACGACAATCAACTCCTGGAAACTTATGGTACGAGTATTCCAGTGCTACAAATTACCGACACAAACACGGAAATCAAATGGCCATTTGGCGCAGAAGAGATATTAGCGTTAATTGGAGCAGATCCAATGCCGCAATAA
- the mgtE gene encoding magnesium transporter: MADIQESKESLSESLQQVIALLEKHRLIENMVHNQEMSNHELIESLVHKQNLNELQKKLELLHPADVAYILEALPLEQRLDVWELVKADRDGEILLEVSDAVRQTLIADMDSDELLAAAEQLDTDELADLAPDLPKDVLQDLLDSLDAQNRARLQSALSYSDDAVGSIMDFDIVTIREDITLEVALRYMRRLGGLPDHTDKLFVVDRDDVLHGVLPLKRLVVSDLDAKVADVMSEDAVIFHPEDIADDAAKAFERYDLVTAPVVDESGKLVGRVTVDAVMDLIREEAESDMLSMAGLREEEDFFASVWKSVQNRWAWLAINLITALIASRVIGLFEGSIEKIVALAALMPIVAGVGGNSGNQTTTMIVRGLALGQVASHNMKSLITKELGVALLNGLLWGGVIGAVAYALYGSYPLGLVMMSAMTLNLLLAALMGVVIPLMMNKIGRDPAVGSSVLITAMTDSGGFFIFLGLATIFLI, translated from the coding sequence ATGGCAGATATTCAGGAAAGCAAAGAGAGTTTAAGCGAGAGCCTGCAACAGGTTATTGCACTCCTTGAAAAACATCGCTTGATAGAGAATATGGTGCATAACCAAGAGATGTCTAATCACGAGCTGATTGAATCTTTAGTCCATAAACAAAACCTTAACGAACTCCAAAAGAAATTAGAGTTGCTACACCCGGCAGACGTTGCTTATATTCTAGAGGCCTTGCCGCTAGAGCAGCGTCTAGATGTCTGGGAACTAGTTAAGGCTGACCGTGACGGTGAGATCCTGCTTGAAGTGTCTGATGCGGTACGCCAGACCCTGATTGCGGACATGGACTCAGATGAGTTGCTGGCAGCGGCTGAGCAGCTCGATACGGATGAGTTGGCGGACTTAGCCCCGGACTTGCCAAAAGACGTGTTACAGGACTTGCTGGATAGCCTGGATGCGCAGAATCGTGCTCGTTTGCAATCCGCATTGTCTTATTCGGATGATGCGGTAGGCTCTATTATGGACTTTGATATTGTCACCATACGTGAGGATATTACGCTAGAGGTCGCGCTACGTTATATGCGTCGTTTAGGTGGCCTGCCTGACCATACCGATAAGTTGTTTGTAGTGGATAGGGATGATGTGCTGCACGGGGTATTGCCATTGAAGCGTCTGGTCGTCAGTGATCTAGATGCGAAAGTCGCTGATGTCATGTCTGAGGATGCGGTTATATTCCATCCTGAAGATATTGCTGATGATGCAGCCAAGGCCTTTGAGCGCTACGACTTGGTAACGGCGCCTGTAGTCGATGAAAGTGGCAAATTGGTAGGCCGTGTAACCGTGGATGCGGTAATGGATTTGATTCGAGAAGAAGCTGAGAGCGATATGCTTTCTATGGCTGGGTTGCGCGAAGAAGAAGACTTCTTTGCCTCAGTATGGAAATCGGTACAAAACAGGTGGGCATGGTTAGCGATTAACTTGATTACCGCGCTGATTGCGTCGCGTGTGATTGGTTTATTTGAAGGCTCTATTGAGAAGATTGTCGCCTTGGCTGCGTTGATGCCGATTGTGGCTGGGGTGGGCGGCAACTCCGGTAACCAGACCACTACCATGATAGTGCGCGGTTTGGCTTTGGGGCAGGTTGCCTCGCATAATATGAAATCGCTGATTACTAAAGAGTTAGGCGTTGCCTTGCTAAATGGTCTGCTTTGGGGTGGGGTGATTGGCGCTGTGGCCTATGCACTGTATGGCAGCTACCCGTTGGGCTTGGTCATGATGTCTGCAATGACGCTTAACCTGCTCTTGGCTGCGCTGATGGGCGTGGTGATTCCATTAATGATGAATAAGATAGGGCGTGATCCTGCAGTGGGCTCCAGCGTGCTGATTACTGCGATGACGGACAGTGGCGGTTTCTTTATTTTCTTAGGGTTGGCCACTATATTTTTGATATAG
- a CDS encoding mechanosensitive ion channel family protein, translating to MSNRIDLIWQEILADIGTPVAGWQIAVIVMACAIAWMINGAIRAYVMSHAPENWKIGIGTFNRLLFPLSTLCIVLASKWVLGHWQHTTMLHLASNLLLAMAAVRLVVYAMRYIIAPGGVLKTIEHTLATLIWLVLALHLSGILPEMLETLEAVKFKIGKNSVNLLLLLQGLLTILITVFVAMWLSRVVENKLMQVEQLNANTRVMLAKVVRICLLFIAVLIGLSAVGLDLTLISVFGGALGVGLGFGLQRIASNYVSGFILLMDKSISIGDIVTIDVHYGIIKDLRTRYLVLKKLDGTEVIIPNETLIINPVINHSGMDRNTRVQVAVQVAYESDLDLVLQLLVKAAVDHPRVLVTPAPGAVVTGFADSGIDMRLTVWIHDAEEGTSSLQSDLFMAIWRLFKAHDISIPYPQREVRVLGG from the coding sequence ATGAGTAATCGCATTGATTTGATATGGCAAGAAATATTGGCTGATATTGGAACGCCAGTGGCAGGCTGGCAGATTGCTGTGATTGTGATGGCTTGTGCCATTGCCTGGATGATTAATGGCGCAATACGCGCCTATGTGATGAGCCATGCACCTGAAAATTGGAAAATAGGCATTGGTACGTTTAATCGCCTGCTGTTTCCATTGTCTACTTTATGTATCGTGTTGGCCTCAAAATGGGTGTTAGGGCATTGGCAGCACACGACTATGCTTCATCTTGCTAGCAATTTACTATTGGCGATGGCTGCGGTGCGCTTGGTGGTGTATGCCATGCGCTATATTATTGCCCCGGGTGGAGTGCTTAAAACTATAGAGCACACGCTTGCTACGCTGATTTGGCTGGTGTTGGCATTGCATCTAAGTGGCATCTTGCCGGAAATGCTGGAGACACTGGAGGCAGTCAAATTCAAAATCGGTAAAAACTCCGTTAATTTATTGCTGCTATTGCAGGGCTTGCTCACTATATTGATTACTGTATTTGTCGCAATGTGGTTAAGCCGTGTTGTTGAAAATAAGCTGATGCAAGTAGAGCAGCTCAATGCCAATACCCGTGTGATGCTGGCTAAAGTGGTCCGCATTTGCCTGCTGTTTATTGCTGTGCTGATAGGGCTTTCTGCGGTAGGTCTGGATTTAACTTTAATCTCCGTATTTGGTGGTGCATTGGGTGTGGGCTTGGGTTTCGGTCTGCAACGTATCGCCAGCAACTATGTGAGTGGCTTTATCTTGTTGATGGATAAATCTATCAGCATAGGCGATATAGTCACTATTGATGTGCACTACGGCATTATTAAAGATTTACGTACGCGCTATTTGGTATTGAAAAAGCTGGATGGTACCGAGGTGATTATTCCCAATGAAACCTTGATTATCAACCCGGTGATTAACCATTCTGGCATGGATAGGAATACTAGGGTGCAAGTAGCCGTTCAGGTCGCTTATGAGAGTGATTTGGACTTGGTGTTGCAGTTGTTGGTTAAAGCAGCAGTGGATCACCCAAGGGTGCTAGTGACGCCGGCACCTGGCGCGGTGGTAACCGGCTTTGCTGATAGCGGTATTGATATGCGTTTAACGGTATGGATACATGACGCTGAAGAAGGAACCTCTAGTTTGCAGTCTGACCTCTTTATGGCGATTTGGCGCTTGTTTAAAGCGCATGATATCTCTATCCCTTACCCGCAGCGAGAAGTACGCGTTTTGGGTGGTTAG
- the rpmG gene encoding 50S ribosomal protein L33 translates to MREKIKLESSAGTGHFYTTTKNKRTMPGKLEIKKFDPVVRKHVMYKETKLK, encoded by the coding sequence ATGCGCGAAAAAATCAAACTAGAGTCAAGTGCTGGTACAGGTCATTTCTATACCACTACAAAAAACAAACGTACAATGCCAGGCAAATTAGAAATCAAAAAATTTGACCCAGTTGTACGTAAGCACGTGATGTACAAAGAAACAAAATTGAAATAA
- the rpmB gene encoding 50S ribosomal protein L28: MARVCQVTGKKPMVGNNVSHAQNKTKRRFLPNLQNRKFWVESENRWVSMRITNAALRTIDKNGIDAVLADMRAAGEKI, from the coding sequence ATGGCACGTGTATGTCAGGTAACAGGCAAAAAGCCAATGGTGGGTAACAATGTTTCTCACGCACAAAACAAAACAAAACGTCGTTTCTTACCTAATTTGCAAAACCGCAAATTCTGGGTTGAGAGCGAAAACCGCTGGGTAAGCATGCGTATTACTAACGCTGCGCTACGTACTATCGACAAAAACGGTATTGATGCTGTTTTAGCTGATATGCGTGCTGCTGGCGAAAAGATTTAA
- the dut gene encoding dUTP diphosphatase, which produces MSILIDLKILDDRLRSQFPTYATPGSAGLDLRACIEAPITLQPGETTLIPTGMAIHIDNTYYAALILPRSGLGHKHGIVLGNLVGLIDSDYQGQLMVSCWNRGNTAFELNPLERIAQLVIVPVVQAEFHVVDDFDASERGEGGFGSTGKH; this is translated from the coding sequence ATGTCCATACTCATTGACCTAAAAATCCTAGACGACCGCTTACGCAGCCAGTTTCCTACCTATGCCACGCCAGGTTCTGCAGGCCTAGATTTACGCGCCTGCATAGAAGCCCCCATCACTTTGCAACCAGGGGAAACCACGCTAATTCCTACCGGCATGGCGATCCATATCGATAACACTTATTACGCCGCTCTTATCTTACCGCGCTCAGGACTCGGCCATAAGCACGGCATTGTGTTGGGCAATCTGGTTGGCTTGATTGATTCAGACTATCAAGGGCAACTCATGGTATCTTGTTGGAATCGCGGTAATACTGCGTTCGAGCTAAACCCGTTAGAGCGCATTGCGCAGTTGGTCATCGTTCCTGTAGTTCAAGCAGAGTTCCATGTAGTAGACGATTTTGACGCTTCAGAACGTGGCGAAGGCGGCTTTGGCAGCACCGGAAAACATTAA
- a CDS encoding TonB-dependent receptor family protein — protein MSYTTTFQYNVLTLAVLSTLGIAQQAQAETTEKIVTAPVVVTATRAEQNSFDLPVAIDVVESKDVQNGQLQMTLSESLIRVPGITAQSRTQSAQDPQISSRGFGSRSSFGVRGIRVYVDGIPLTMPDGQGQPGVVDLSAIKSIEVMRGPFSALYGNSSGGVIQMLTKDAPKTPEVGATVMFGSYDTKRNVLEASGQLEGLEYMLNISNFESEGYRANSASNKQMATAKFKFNLDEDTKVTALVNWFDQEAQDPLGLDRARSFSSSTRNDVVPAALFANTSVKRDHTQVGFNIEHAFNANNKITLTPYVGTRKNAQILTTTALATTLTGPGGTSTNFCNTTRGTCARVSEIDREFYGTDARWDNSGYISNLPYKVSLGVTYGKSSDDRLDTNILNNGFKVNTLNRNEVNEVSNFDQYIQSNLSLSPTFDVHAGARHTKVKLNVKDNLVSLNGNNSGSVDYQKTTPVIGAVWKASEALNFYANFGKGFETPTFIEAAFDNVTTGVASKPNLSLKAAESRNIELGAKAFITDNIRANLTLFKIDTDNEIVTRQTVSGRSSYQNAGQTKRTGIEASIDASFDNNITAFASYTLLNAKFEDPFVTVINAGGTTGTVHSGNHIPGTYKSQVYGEIAWKYPTLGFFSALEGRHNSEVYVNDINSDKAPSYTIFNIRAGFEQSFANWGFREYLRIENITDKDYIGSVRVNDGNALYFEPAAGRNYLLGLSARYKF, from the coding sequence ATGTCATACACCACCACCTTTCAATACAACGTGCTTACGCTAGCTGTGCTCAGCACCTTGGGTATCGCACAGCAGGCACAGGCAGAAACCACTGAAAAAATCGTCACGGCACCAGTCGTGGTTACCGCCACACGTGCAGAGCAAAACAGCTTCGACCTACCTGTGGCGATTGACGTAGTAGAAAGCAAAGACGTTCAAAACGGTCAATTGCAAATGACCTTGTCGGAAAGCCTGATTCGCGTTCCTGGCATTACAGCACAAAGCAGAACACAATCAGCACAAGACCCGCAAATCTCCAGCCGCGGTTTCGGCTCACGCTCCAGCTTTGGTGTGCGCGGCATCCGCGTTTATGTAGACGGCATCCCACTTACCATGCCGGATGGCCAAGGCCAACCAGGCGTAGTTGATTTATCAGCCATCAAAAGCATAGAAGTCATGCGCGGCCCATTTTCTGCACTATACGGCAACTCCTCTGGTGGCGTTATCCAAATGTTAACGAAAGATGCACCCAAAACACCTGAAGTAGGTGCAACTGTTATGTTTGGTAGCTATGACACCAAACGCAATGTATTAGAAGCCTCAGGGCAGCTCGAGGGCTTGGAATACATGCTGAATATATCCAACTTTGAATCTGAAGGCTATCGAGCCAACAGTGCCAGCAACAAGCAAATGGCAACAGCAAAATTTAAATTCAATTTGGATGAAGACACCAAAGTCACAGCATTGGTGAACTGGTTCGATCAGGAAGCACAAGACCCTCTAGGCCTAGACAGAGCAAGATCCTTCTCTAGCTCAACACGAAACGATGTTGTACCCGCAGCACTATTCGCCAATACAAGCGTTAAACGTGACCATACACAAGTTGGTTTTAATATTGAACACGCATTCAATGCCAATAACAAAATCACCTTAACACCATATGTGGGCACAAGAAAGAATGCACAAATTCTAACGACTACAGCATTAGCCACCACGCTTACCGGCCCAGGTGGCACAAGTACAAACTTCTGTAATACCACTCGGGGAACCTGTGCTCGAGTAAGTGAAATTGACAGAGAGTTTTATGGTACAGATGCTAGATGGGACAATTCTGGTTACATCTCAAATCTGCCTTACAAGGTTAGCTTAGGCGTGACCTACGGCAAATCGTCAGACGATCGCTTAGATACCAACATACTCAACAATGGCTTTAAGGTGAATACACTTAACCGTAATGAAGTAAATGAAGTAAGTAACTTTGATCAGTACATTCAAAGTAATCTAAGCCTAAGCCCTACGTTTGATGTACATGCAGGCGCAAGGCATACTAAGGTCAAATTAAACGTGAAAGACAACTTAGTAAGCTTAAACGGCAACAATAGCGGTTCAGTTGATTATCAAAAGACCACGCCTGTTATTGGTGCGGTTTGGAAAGCGTCAGAGGCTCTAAATTTTTATGCTAACTTTGGTAAAGGCTTTGAAACGCCAACCTTTATTGAAGCTGCGTTTGATAATGTAACAACTGGCGTGGCAAGCAAACCGAATTTATCACTGAAGGCCGCAGAAAGCCGCAACATTGAGCTCGGTGCAAAGGCATTTATCACCGATAACATTAGGGCCAACCTCACACTATTTAAAATAGACACCGACAACGAAATTGTCACCCGACAAACAGTTTCAGGGCGCTCTAGCTACCAAAACGCAGGGCAAACAAAACGCACAGGTATCGAAGCATCAATTGACGCCAGTTTTGATAATAACATTACGGCTTTTGCATCTTACACTTTGCTAAATGCTAAATTCGAAGATCCGTTCGTGACCGTAATTAATGCAGGTGGCACTACAGGCACGGTGCATTCAGGTAACCACATTCCTGGCACTTATAAGTCACAAGTTTACGGTGAAATTGCGTGGAAATACCCAACCCTCGGCTTTTTCTCAGCATTAGAAGGCCGACACAATAGCGAAGTATATGTCAACGACATCAACTCTGACAAAGCGCCCTCCTACACAATCTTCAATATTCGGGCAGGCTTCGAACAAAGCTTTGCCAACTGGGGATTTAGAGAGTACCTACGCATCGAAAACATCACAGACAAGGACTATATCGGCTCCGTGCGTGTCAACGATGGTAATGCTTTGTACTTCGAGCCAGCAGCAGGCAGAAACTATCTATTAGGCCTAAGCGCTCGATACAAATTCTAA